The genomic window TCCGCGATCCGGCGGCACGTCGCCGTCACCACGGACGGACCGGGAGCGGGATCCAGTTGTACGGGTAACGCGCCCGCGCTCTGGATCCGGGCGTCCGCACCGGGCGCCGCCAGCACGAACTCGATCCCCGGCCCGGTCGGCACCGGCAGCCCGCGGATCACCAGGTGCACCCCGCAGGCCGCGCCGGTCCGCAGCAGACGGTCCAGTTGGGACCGCTCGTGCCGGGACAGTTCCGGGCCGCCGAGCAGCACCGCCACCCGCCACGGTTCGGGCCGCCGCCGGGTGGCCAGGTGCAGCTCACGCAGCGAGCTGTACTCCCCGGCGAGGACCGTCTCGTTGATCCGCCGGACGTGCCCGACCAGGTCATCGAGCAGCTTGTCCAGTCCGCCCGGCCCGACGAAGGCGAGCACCCCGGCCGGGGCGAGCGGCGCGAACCCGGCCAGGCCGCCACCGAGGTTCTCCGGGTCGTACCCGACGATCTGGACCGCGCCCGGCACGCTGGTGCCCAGGGCCCGCAGCAGCAGCCCGGCCACCACCGCGTCGGCGGACCGGTGGTCGTCACCCTCGACCACGATGTGCCCGTGGTCCAGCAGTGCGACCAGGGCCGGCACCTCCGGAGGGGTGTCGTCGAGCCGTGGTTCCGGTGCGGCCTCGCCGGGGCGCGACGCCCAGGCCCCGGCCGCCCGGTCACCGCTGTCGTCGTCACCGGCCCGGGCCGGCACCGGGGCCTCCGGCAGGATCAGCCGGCCCACCCGTAGTTCCGCCGGGCGGTCCAGCGGGGTCGCCTCCCAGCGGTGCCAGGGTTCCCCGGCGGCACCCGGCGCGGCCCGGTCGGCGGCGGCCGCCGCGACTCCCACCAGGGCGGCCAGTTCGCCGTCGTGCCAGGCGGTGATCTCCACGGTGCGCCCGTCGCGGGCATCGGCCAGTTTCCGCTTACGGGCTTTCGCGGCAGCGGTCACCCGCCTGTACCGGGCCTCGGCCGCCTCCGCCGCGTCCTGCGCCCGGTGCAGGGCGATCTGTGCGGCGCCGAGCGCGTGGGACAGCCCGGCGCGGATCTCCATCACCCGGTTCTTGGTGGATTCAGGCATGACCCGCCGGCATCGTCGCAGTTGTCATTTCTTGTCCTCGGCCTGCTCCGGGCGGGGGCGGACCGGCTCCGGGGTGCTCGGATCCAGGGTGCCGGCGTCCCGGCCGAGCCGGGCCAGCAGCACCCCGGTCAGCACACTCGCGGTGACCGCGGTGTCGGCCGGGTGGCCGGCCGGCTGATCGCCGCGTTTCTGCTGCTGTTGCTGGACCGGCACCCGGCAGATCCGGTCCAGCAGGGTCTCCAGCACGTGCGGTTCGGTGCCCGGCAGCAGCGCTTTCACCCGGCCCTCGGCGGCGGTGCGCAGCCGGGGCACGTCCTCCGGCCGCGGGTCGTGGCCGAGCAGGTCACCGGCGAGCCGGTGCAGCACGGCCGGGGTGACCGCGGACAGACCCAGGCCGGTGGACGCGTTCACCCCGTGCAGCTCGCGGCCCAGCCGGGCCCGGTCACCGGCCCGCACCCCGGCGGCGACCCGGCGCAGCAGCTCGGAGGTGTCGCCCGGCTCCCCGGTCTTGCCGGCCTGCTCGCTGGACGGGGCCTCACCGGTCAGCTTGGCGACCCGCTGCTGCCACCACGGGCCGAGGGCCTCCGGTTTCTGCGGGGCGTCCGTCGGCTGCTCCGGGCGCGGCTGGTCGGTCTCGCGCCGCAGGGCGGTGCGCCACTCCTGGCCGGGCGCGGCACCCGGGGTGGCGCCGATGCCCAGCACCGCCAGGTAGCGCTCGATCGCGTCCTCACAGGCGCGCAGCGCGGCCGCGGCGTTCTCGGTGTGCTCGGTGGCGTGGCCGATGCGGACGACTCCGATGTCCTGGCTGGACTCCTCCTGGACCCAGCGGAGCAACTCGGCGGCGCTCCGGAGCTTGTTCATCGCGGCGGCCACCTCACCGGTGGGTAGACCGTCGGCGGCGGCGCGGAGCTGGGCGCCGAGATCCTGCAGCAGCGACATCGTGTCAGAGGTTCGCCGTGTAGTTGTGAGCCTGCTCGACCGCCGCCAGGGTCGCGGTGAACGAATCCTCCAGCTGCTGCTCGGCCTGCGACAGCGAGGCGTGTGCGGCTCCGACGGCGTCGCTGGCGCTGCCGTCGAGGGCGGCGGCGAGGCTCTGCTGGGCCTCGCCGATCTTCTCGCGCGCCGCCTGGATCGCCTGCTGCCCCTCCGTGACCTGCTGAAGCGCGGCCTCCACGGCAGCTCTGAGTTCGGCGACACTGGCCACCCGGGCAGCCTCCTGTGCGGGTTTACGACTTGCGGTCCCAGACTACCGCCCGGTTGTCGCCGGGGCGTCCTCCGGTGCCCTGTTTCGACGCACCGTGCCGACTGTGACACGACGCCCGTTTTCTCGGGGGACCCGACGATCCCCCTGGTGGAATCGTATCCGAAAATGATCCACTATGGACTCGCTAGTCCCCTCGGGGTCACCTGGTGCGGTAATGAACAGCGGCGCGGCGGAGTGACGGGCTCAGCGCGGAACCGCGGACGGGCCGCGCACCTCGGCGCCCAGGGCGGTCACCCGGTCCCGCAGGCCACGGTCGGCGGTGATCACGACCGTGCGCCGGGTGGGGGCCGTCACCCGTACCAAATCGACGATCTTGTCATCGCCGGAGCCGGTGGCGCGCTCGATCCGCACCCCACCGGGGCCCGGCGGGACGTCCCGGGCCCGGCCCTCGACCACCAGGACCACCTCGACCGGCGCCGCCAGGCCGGGCAGGCCCGCGGCGGGGACCACCGCCAGGTTGTCGCGGAGCCGTGCCGCCGCACCCGCCCGGTCGCGCCACCAGCCGTCCGGGACCGAACCGACGACGTTCGCCCCGTCGACGATCACGACCGGTGGGCCCGGGGTGGCCGGTTCCGGCTCCTGGAAGTCCGGCGTGAGGGAGGGTGGTTCCTGGGACACCGCCATGAAGTTGAGTGTAGTCGTGTCAACTTTTTTCGCGATCCGGGAATCGCCGGCGAGGTTCACACGCTGTTGACAACCAGGCGGCGCGAGTTTGCCGCCCAGGTTTCAGGAGAAGAGGAATCAATGAGCATCGGACCGTTCGGGCCGGCTGGGCCCGGTCAGTGGGACGACCTGTTCGCCCGCTTCTTCGGTGCGGCCGAGCCGCGCCGGTCGGCGCAGCGTTTCGACATCGCCCGTTACATGAGTAACGACGCCCGTCAGGTGCTCGGCGACGCCGCGCGCCGGGCCGCCGAAGTGGCCGGCGGGGGCCGCTCGCTCGCCGACCTCGACACCGACCACCTGCTCTGGGCGGTCCTGCAGCAGGAGCCGATGAAACAGACGGTCCGGCGTGCCGGTGCCGACCCGGACCGCCTGCTCGCCGAGATGGGCCGGCCCGAAGCCGCCGCCGGTGAACTGCCGGAGAGCATCGCGCTGACCCCGGCCGCCAAACGCGCGCTGCTGGACAGTCTGCAGATCTCCCGCGCGGTCGGCGCCTCCTACATCGGCCCCGAGCACATCCTGATGGCGCTCGGACTGAACACCGACTCCGCGGCCGGCCGTCTGCTGGCCGGCCGGATCGTCGACCCGCGGACCATGCCGCACCACAGTGAGCTGCCCAAACCCAACAGTGGCGGGCCGCACGCGCAGCTGGCGCCGACGCCCACGCTGGAGCAGTTCGGCGTGGACCTGACCGAGTCCGCCCGGCGCGGTGAGATCGACCCGGTGATCGGCCGGGCCGACGAGATCGAGCAGGCCGTCGAGATCCTGTCCCGGCGTACCAAGAACAATCCGGTCCTGATCGGTGAGGCCGGGGTCGGCAAGACCGCCGTGGTGGAGGGGCTGGCCCAGCGGATCGTCGACGGCGAGGTGCCGCTCACCCTGCAGGACAAGCGGGTCATTCAGCTCGACCTGGCCGGGCTGGTCGCGGGCACCAAGTACCGCGGCGACTTCGAGGAGCGCCTGAAGAAGGTGATCGAGGAGATCAAGGCGTCCGGCGACCAGCTGATCGTCTTCCTCGATGAGATCCACACCCTGGTCGGCGCGGGTGGCGGCGGTGAGGGCGGCGGCATGGACGCCGGCAACATGCTCAAACCGGCCCTGGCCCGCGGGCAGCTGCGGGTGATCGGCGCGACCACCCTGGACGAGTACCGCAAGCACATCGAGAAGGACGCGGCCCTGGCCCGGCGTTTCCAGCCGGTGGTGATCGGCGAGCCGAGCGTCGAGGACACCGTCGCGATCCTGCGGGGGTTGCGAGACAACTACGAGGCCCACCATCAGGTACGGATCACCGACGCCGCCCTGGACGCGGCGGCCGTGCTCTCCGACCGGTACATCACCGACCGTTTCCTGCCGGACAAGGCGATCGACCTGATCGACCAGGCCGGCGCCCGGGTCCGGCTGCGTACCAAGACCCCGGACGCCAACCGTCGCGAGATGAACCACCGTCTCGAACAACTGTCCCGCGACCGGGACCAGGCCGTTGCCGCCGAGCACTACGAGCAGGCGTCCGAACTGCGCGACCAGATCAACTCGCTGCGGCAACAACTCGCGGGGGGTCCCGCCGGAGCCGGGGTGCCGCAGGTGACCGAGGAGGAGATCGCCGAGGTCGTCTCCCGTGCCACCGGGATCCCGGTGGCCCAGCTCACCGAGGCCGAGCGGGACCGCCTGCTGCGTCTGGAGGAGCACCTGCACACGCACGTCATCGGACAGGACGACGCGGTCGAGGCCGTCGCCGAGGCGGTGCGCCGCTCCCGGGCCGGGCTCGGTGACCCGGACCGGCCGGTCGGCAGCTTCCTGTTCCTCGGCCCGACCGGAGTCGGCAAGACCGAACTGGCCCGTTCCCTGGCCGGGGCGCTGTTCGGCGACGCGGACCGGATGATCCGGCTCGACATGAGCGAGTTCCAGGAACGGCACACCGTGTCGCGGCTGGTCGGGGCGCCGCCCGGGTACGTCGGGTACGACGAGGCCGGGCAGCTCACCGAGGCGGTGCGGCGCCGGCCGTACAGCGTGGTGCTGCTCGACGAGATCGAGAAGGCCCACCCGGACGTCTTCAACATGCTGTTGCAGGTGCTCGACGACGGGCGGCTCACCGACAGCCAGGGGCGCACGGTCAGCTTCAAGAACACCGTGCTCATCATGACCAGCAACCTGGGGTCGGACCTGATCAGCGGCACCACCCGCAGCGTCGGCTTCGGCGGTTCCTCGTCACCGGACGACGACCTGCGGGCCCGGCTCGACAAG from Actinoplanes derwentensis includes these protein-coding regions:
- a CDS encoding ATP-dependent Clp protease ATP-binding subunit produces the protein MSIGPFGPAGPGQWDDLFARFFGAAEPRRSAQRFDIARYMSNDARQVLGDAARRAAEVAGGGRSLADLDTDHLLWAVLQQEPMKQTVRRAGADPDRLLAEMGRPEAAAGELPESIALTPAAKRALLDSLQISRAVGASYIGPEHILMALGLNTDSAAGRLLAGRIVDPRTMPHHSELPKPNSGGPHAQLAPTPTLEQFGVDLTESARRGEIDPVIGRADEIEQAVEILSRRTKNNPVLIGEAGVGKTAVVEGLAQRIVDGEVPLTLQDKRVIQLDLAGLVAGTKYRGDFEERLKKVIEEIKASGDQLIVFLDEIHTLVGAGGGGEGGGMDAGNMLKPALARGQLRVIGATTLDEYRKHIEKDAALARRFQPVVIGEPSVEDTVAILRGLRDNYEAHHQVRITDAALDAAAVLSDRYITDRFLPDKAIDLIDQAGARVRLRTKTPDANRREMNHRLEQLSRDRDQAVAAEHYEQASELRDQINSLRQQLAGGPAGAGVPQVTEEEIAEVVSRATGIPVAQLTEAERDRLLRLEEHLHTHVIGQDDAVEAVAEAVRRSRAGLGDPDRPVGSFLFLGPTGVGKTELARSLAGALFGDADRMIRLDMSEFQERHTVSRLVGAPPGYVGYDEAGQLTEAVRRRPYSVVLLDEIEKAHPDVFNMLLQVLDDGRLTDSQGRTVSFKNTVLIMTSNLGSDLISGTTRSVGFGGSSSPDDDLRARLDKRLKEQLRPEFINRIDEIIIFRQLESDQLHKITEMMLADTRRRLDAQDVKLEVTPEAVDWLSERGFQPEFGARPLRRTIQRELDNRLSKMLIAADLAPGRTVRVDARDGSLVFDVAMSAV